One genomic segment of Paenibacillus xylanexedens includes these proteins:
- a CDS encoding SDR family NAD(P)-dependent oxidoreductase has product MEDQLSTLYRKIQQGKLSDQQAAEQLQRLLSESGEQESSLRETLHEEKEDDTSEKAIRYVKKILSSSLMLPERQIDAHAPLENYGIDSVMVMKLTDQLEQQFGPLSKTLFYEYQNIAELAGYFMSHHRERLEQLTGVQAKSNSDVQLRNSELESSTIRKSESPNSFNKRQPSAGSRRKIPAATSAGGESISEEHVHSKSLDIAIIGMSGRYPKSSNLAQFWENLKHGKDCITEIPEDRWDYRIHTEMNGSKGKHSGKWGGFLDGVDRFDPLFFQISPKEAERIDPQERLFLECVYETLQDAGYTREQAAGPDAPPDQIGNVGVFAGVMYQEYQLYGAEARIAGKEPFALNGNPASIANRVSYFCNFHGPSMVIDTMCSSSLTAIHLACQSLSKKECQTAIAGGVNVSVHPNKYVMLTQGQFLSSKGRCESFGEGGDGYVPGEGVGAVMLKPLGRAIADGDHIYGVIKGTAVNHGGKTNGYTVPNPARQAEVIETAVAEAGIDIADISYIEAHGTGTSLGDPIEITGLTQAFRKGNAADNKCAIGSAKSNIGHCESAAGIAGLTKVLLQMQHRQLVPSIHADPPNPHIQFDKTPFTVQKQLSDWDRITIDSGDSTREVPRIAGISSFGAGGSNAHIIVQEYCPEQSDMLLAEQDKPAKQQALIVLSARNEEQLRELCERMLTALRSNRYQEEQLASIAYTLQTGREMMNMRLGIVTGSLQELSSKLESYCSGDQDMDDMYVGYAGDAQQPLSILSTDADMSHTLMNWITKRKFGKLLEFWVKGLNVDWNLLHNGFRHCKISLPTYPFAKERHWIPGEPSVEFQMKGKSSHNGYSGHIPFIHPLLHENKSNLSEQKYVTVLTGQEFYLNDHRIGQERILPGAAYLEMAHAAVSDALGEQQGENVAVFLKNHVWMRPLVVRETPVSLHIRLQASLEEQPIQYELYSEMSADGSSENRVHSSGYASIVSLEPELVAAMAIDPDEIKARCNTKRLTADQCYKIYEQGGLNYGLAHRLLVELNVGEDEVLGQLRLPSILKHEMQSYVLHPAILDGALQSAIGLWMEDKEGREGKELENANAMLPIPYAMDEIQVLGPCTEEMWAHVRYSSDSVSSAADTMPKLNIDLFSSTGVPCVLIQGLSCRALKNGTVPGDVSGDELHGRETAMLVPRWEETAAVLKNWNHPYDRHIVMLAEPWAELAEEIKERPKREQIPTEIVALGTEKVADIHNVGASSKRFASASTQVLHVLQQLVSSPSNAENVLIQLLYSREDHFQLYSGLTGLLRTAALENPRIHVQFIEDREEGEGYSESKSRPREPRNAKRAAELIKANRESEDVYIGYDGPQRQVLHWKALHLPAETDAMPWKNGGVYLITGGAGGLGHIFAREIASKVVNATLILTGRSDISANQEQAWEPLKTNGTTIIYRQGDISREKDTSELVAYIQHSFGRLDGIIHSAGLTEDQYILNKTKAEMEKVLAPKVAGTFHLDEATRAMKLDFFILFSSMSGVYGNPGQCDYAAANGYMGSYAQYRHQLMHAGKRQGRTLAIHWPLWKDGGMHLSPAEEKGLWESTGMRPLDLEAGITLLYRAFQSTECEIVGVQGDIPKLISSLEARWNMNRTTRDTPFVSEADAMSVLQKLAAELLGVGPDEISREADWLECGLDQPQLTLLAQRLNEQCGLDLSHVLFVEYPTLQSASAFLSQRYPNAFPSAPLAPESESLPRTSQTSLPTDRLTKQAQTTAADNILAEALDTFLKKALSSVLKVPADQIVSYARLEEYGIDSISITQLTDQLEGTFGPLSKTLLFEYQTLKDLSGYLIKTHRNIVNRLISVPAQPHEERKERSEKSKTARSGLQHPSFRAFQRPAQRPSAPADAQVRSLAKDIAIIGLSGRYPQADDLEQFWENLMQGRDSVTEIPLDRWDYRLHMHHADPNSPKPGSKWGGFLQGVDRFDPLFFHISPREAQMMDPQERLFLETAYEAIEDAGYTPEGLASATGDTWGNRVGVYVGVMYEEYQLYAAQAQAKGDSSIALSGNPASIANRISYYCNFNGPSMAVETMCSSSLTAIHLACQSLVLKECEVAVAGGVNVSIHPNKYILLNQGGFLSSEGRCKSFGAQGDGYVPGEGVGAVILKPLNKAMEDGDHIYGVIKGSALNHGGKTNGYTVPNPAAQSCVIGRAIAEADISADTITYVEAHGTGTSLGDPIEVAGLSKAFAESTDQQQFCALGSVKSNIGHAESAAGIAGLTKILLQLKHGQLVPSLHSDPANPHINFAQTPFRVQRDAEAWKPLQRMENGKRVQIPRRAGLSSFGAGGSNAHLIIEEADYHPYEGVTFNEAIRGGAVIIVLSARTRSALRERARRLLTAVDEKHLTGGAEEEPERLLERLAFTLQTGRQEMEERLGFVVRSVQELKERLQLFLGNENTNEPVDGIDGMYLGNVKSYQAVQAAIAMDEHFGEVVSRWLNEGLYGKVLDLWVKGIKADWSVLYSTGQPRRISLPGYPFERERCWFELPEEAVIREHVDGLNSPVSAGIQKAAPERQMTAYHKDWQFADIAPISEESDTVGMILILANRDSAALAARLTKYFKHTVVLNEEQLDDPGRHWLQDEERLEHGLTGLIDLTACMRQTTVDDAYEEQIGPGWLQLVQDVIEIHGHEGMLLLLVTCGLESFRNSKVNLAHASRAGLFRMLQSEYRSIQSRHLDVDPSASEEAKIDCITTEFRQTDREPEICYRDGKRWRSYMRELPYGTGMNKDVMESWIDPERPFLEANQVLWITGGTRGLGMACARHFVKHHNVKRLLLTGREAIPQREEWDAYASHDTATGAKIRSLLELEQLGAEVLVTDIPLTNENAIQAELARVKRSMGPIGGVIHCAGNVDTANPAFIRKEADAMQRVLDPKTGGVHTLFHAFRHEPLRFFVLFSSVSSAMPSLGAGQSDYVMANAYMDYFAEAASRGSAISPFPVISIQWPSWQESGFGAVTSEVYRQSGLLSITDAEGMLWLDRIIRENRGPVILPAVVASQTVHKGGQQTEHQAEASLGESQQVSIPLIPRPVERMTASFTEELEYRTLAWLKALMAKELRLDESRLDEDTPFQHYGMDSILLVQILTVMDRELQHVATDPSLLLEHPTLRQLAKHLVRIYPESLTDLLMEPNSKLAENSTGKPSDVRSMTSTPPVQHAEPGMDGHIGLIQPNDAADEAQEKPAKLEQSKKRDKIAIVGVACHFPDAENPAQFWSNLQKGKDSMTEIPAERLRLTGSSTNRTSASSKRIGAFIRDIEQFDPAFFRITDTLAEQLDPLQRQLLEVSVEAAADAGYSRERLWNSQTGVFVGSRASNFSSKLGGNTKDTIVGIGQNFIAAHLSHFYNLKGPNMVVDTACSSSLTAVHLAVRSLLDGECDLAFAGGVDILLDDAPYEMLGAASVLSPDSRCKTFSADANGIGLGEGCGVVLLKPLSQAIADQDTIYGVIDGTSINNDGQTMGITTPNPEAQQELLEKAILNAGIHPSTISYIETHGTGTLIGDPIELKALTGVFAKYTNQRQFCGVGSVKSNIGHLLSASGIASLIKVLLSLAHRELPPTIHCDQPNPRFQFGESPFYIVQQHQPWGSGPSDILRAGISAFGLGGNNAHVIVSNEGIPSERMVSLPLRFPDSPFQRKYCWPPVKATESVEASSNVSAASSMQQLPEHSEQSSFFDFIKL; this is encoded by the coding sequence TTGGAAGACCAACTGTCCACATTGTATCGAAAGATTCAGCAAGGAAAGCTCAGCGATCAACAGGCAGCGGAGCAGCTGCAAAGGCTGTTGTCCGAATCTGGAGAACAGGAGTCGAGCTTGAGAGAGACGCTCCATGAAGAGAAAGAGGACGACACCAGCGAAAAAGCCATTCGTTATGTCAAAAAAATACTGTCCTCCAGCCTTATGCTGCCGGAACGACAGATCGATGCACATGCGCCTCTGGAGAACTATGGCATTGATTCCGTGATGGTGATGAAATTGACGGATCAATTGGAACAGCAATTTGGTCCGCTGTCCAAGACATTGTTCTATGAATACCAAAATATAGCGGAGCTTGCCGGGTATTTCATGAGCCATCACCGGGAACGACTAGAGCAGCTCACAGGGGTGCAGGCGAAAAGCAATTCAGACGTACAACTCCGTAACTCAGAGCTTGAGTCCAGCACAATACGGAAATCTGAAAGCCCAAATTCGTTCAATAAGCGGCAGCCGTCTGCTGGCTCACGGAGAAAAATTCCAGCAGCGACTAGCGCAGGCGGAGAATCGATCAGCGAAGAACATGTGCACAGCAAATCTCTGGACATCGCCATCATTGGCATGTCTGGACGATATCCGAAGTCTAGTAATCTGGCGCAGTTCTGGGAGAATTTGAAACACGGGAAGGACTGCATCACCGAAATACCGGAAGATCGCTGGGATTACCGGATTCATACCGAGATGAATGGCAGCAAAGGAAAACATTCTGGAAAATGGGGCGGATTTTTGGATGGAGTGGATCGTTTTGATCCACTCTTTTTTCAGATTTCTCCGAAGGAAGCTGAACGAATTGATCCACAGGAGCGACTGTTTCTGGAATGTGTTTACGAGACACTTCAGGATGCGGGATATACCCGCGAACAGGCCGCAGGTCCAGATGCACCCCCGGATCAGATCGGGAATGTCGGTGTGTTCGCAGGAGTTATGTATCAGGAGTATCAGTTGTATGGCGCTGAAGCCAGGATTGCGGGTAAAGAGCCCTTTGCATTAAACGGTAACCCGGCTTCCATTGCCAATCGTGTCTCGTACTTTTGTAATTTTCATGGGCCCAGCATGGTGATAGATACCATGTGTTCCTCGTCACTCACGGCTATTCATCTGGCCTGTCAGAGTCTGAGTAAAAAAGAATGCCAAACCGCAATCGCCGGAGGTGTCAATGTATCTGTTCACCCCAATAAATATGTGATGTTAACACAGGGGCAATTCCTCTCTTCGAAAGGTCGCTGCGAAAGCTTTGGTGAAGGCGGTGACGGTTACGTCCCCGGAGAAGGTGTAGGGGCAGTGATGCTCAAACCTTTAGGCCGTGCGATAGCTGACGGTGATCATATCTATGGCGTCATTAAAGGAACTGCTGTTAACCACGGCGGCAAAACGAACGGTTATACGGTTCCCAATCCCGCCAGACAGGCGGAGGTTATTGAAACAGCTGTCGCGGAGGCAGGAATCGACATTGCGGACATCAGCTATATCGAAGCTCACGGGACAGGCACCTCGCTGGGAGATCCCATCGAAATTACAGGGTTAACCCAGGCATTTAGGAAAGGTAATGCAGCGGACAACAAATGTGCCATTGGCTCAGCCAAATCGAATATTGGTCATTGCGAAAGTGCAGCAGGCATTGCAGGCCTGACCAAGGTCCTTTTGCAGATGCAGCATCGGCAGCTGGTTCCTTCCATTCATGCGGACCCGCCTAATCCACACATTCAGTTCGACAAGACACCTTTTACAGTGCAGAAGCAATTAAGTGACTGGGACAGAATAACGATTGATTCGGGAGACTCTACACGGGAAGTCCCGCGGATTGCGGGAATCTCCTCATTTGGTGCCGGAGGTTCCAATGCCCATATCATTGTGCAGGAGTATTGTCCCGAACAGTCAGATATGTTGCTGGCTGAGCAGGATAAACCAGCTAAACAGCAGGCTCTTATCGTTTTGTCAGCCCGGAATGAAGAGCAGCTTCGTGAATTGTGTGAACGCATGTTAACGGCTCTGCGATCCAATCGATATCAAGAGGAACAATTGGCGAGCATCGCTTATACGCTGCAAACCGGACGTGAGATGATGAACATGCGCCTTGGCATCGTGACGGGTTCGCTACAGGAACTGAGCTCGAAACTGGAAAGCTACTGTTCGGGAGATCAGGATATGGACGACATGTATGTGGGATATGCAGGTGATGCACAACAGCCGCTATCCATACTCTCAACCGATGCAGACATGAGCCATACCCTAATGAACTGGATTACCAAACGCAAGTTCGGAAAATTGCTGGAGTTTTGGGTGAAAGGCCTGAATGTGGACTGGAACTTGCTCCATAACGGATTCAGGCACTGCAAGATCAGTCTGCCTACGTATCCATTTGCCAAAGAACGGCATTGGATACCTGGTGAACCTTCTGTGGAGTTCCAGATGAAGGGAAAGTCTTCCCATAACGGATACTCCGGTCATATTCCTTTTATTCATCCACTGCTTCATGAGAATAAGTCCAACTTGTCGGAGCAAAAATACGTGACGGTTCTGACCGGCCAGGAATTTTACCTGAATGATCATCGGATCGGACAAGAGCGGATTCTACCCGGTGCGGCCTACCTTGAAATGGCGCACGCTGCAGTCAGCGATGCTCTAGGCGAGCAGCAAGGAGAGAATGTTGCAGTTTTCTTGAAAAACCATGTTTGGATGCGTCCTCTTGTTGTCAGGGAGACTCCGGTGTCTCTGCATATTCGATTACAAGCTTCATTAGAGGAGCAGCCTATTCAATATGAATTGTACAGTGAGATGTCTGCGGATGGATCGAGCGAAAATAGGGTGCACAGCAGCGGTTATGCCAGCATCGTTTCACTGGAACCCGAGCTTGTAGCAGCAATGGCGATTGATCCGGACGAGATAAAAGCACGTTGCAACACCAAACGATTAACTGCGGATCAATGCTACAAAATTTACGAACAAGGTGGTCTCAACTATGGACTCGCCCATCGGTTGTTGGTTGAGTTAAACGTGGGAGAAGACGAGGTGTTAGGACAGCTTCGCCTGCCTTCTATACTAAAACATGAAATGCAATCCTATGTACTGCATCCGGCCATCCTGGACGGGGCATTACAATCCGCGATCGGGCTGTGGATGGAGGACAAGGAGGGAAGAGAAGGAAAAGAGCTGGAAAACGCAAATGCTATGCTGCCCATTCCCTACGCCATGGATGAAATTCAGGTTCTGGGCCCCTGCACTGAAGAAATGTGGGCTCATGTGCGTTACAGTTCTGATTCCGTTTCATCCGCTGCGGATACCATGCCTAAGCTGAATATTGATTTGTTCTCCAGTACCGGGGTTCCATGTGTTCTTATTCAGGGACTTAGTTGCAGAGCATTGAAGAACGGTACAGTCCCGGGGGATGTCTCGGGGGATGAGCTGCATGGGCGGGAAACGGCCATGTTGGTACCTCGTTGGGAAGAAACCGCCGCTGTCCTTAAGAATTGGAACCACCCTTATGACAGGCATATCGTAATGCTGGCTGAACCTTGGGCCGAACTGGCGGAGGAAATAAAGGAAAGACCGAAGCGAGAGCAAATACCAACCGAGATCGTAGCGCTTGGAACCGAAAAGGTTGCTGACATTCACAACGTTGGTGCAAGCTCCAAACGTTTTGCATCTGCTTCTACCCAAGTACTCCACGTACTTCAACAACTGGTGAGCAGTCCATCCAACGCTGAGAATGTGCTTATTCAGCTGCTGTACAGCCGTGAAGATCATTTTCAGCTGTATAGCGGATTAACAGGATTGCTGCGAACGGCGGCACTGGAAAATCCCCGAATTCATGTTCAGTTCATTGAAGATAGGGAAGAGGGAGAGGGATATTCAGAATCGAAGAGCCGGCCTCGAGAACCGCGTAACGCCAAGCGTGCTGCCGAACTCATAAAGGCCAACCGGGAGTCTGAGGATGTATATATCGGCTACGACGGCCCACAACGACAAGTGCTTCACTGGAAAGCCCTTCATCTGCCTGCTGAGACGGATGCCATGCCTTGGAAGAATGGCGGGGTGTACCTTATTACAGGAGGGGCTGGTGGCCTTGGCCATATTTTTGCCCGTGAGATTGCCTCTAAGGTTGTCAACGCAACGCTGATTTTGACAGGCAGATCGGACATATCAGCGAATCAGGAGCAAGCGTGGGAACCCCTGAAAACAAATGGTACCACGATCATCTATCGCCAAGGGGATATATCCCGGGAAAAAGATACATCGGAGCTTGTTGCTTATATTCAGCATAGCTTCGGCCGTCTGGATGGAATCATCCATAGCGCAGGTTTAACGGAAGATCAGTACATTTTGAACAAAACAAAAGCCGAAATGGAGAAGGTGCTGGCTCCGAAAGTTGCTGGCACCTTTCATTTGGATGAAGCAACCCGGGCGATGAAGCTGGACTTTTTTATCCTGTTCTCTTCCATGTCGGGTGTATATGGAAATCCGGGCCAATGCGATTACGCTGCGGCCAACGGATATATGGGCAGCTATGCACAGTATCGTCATCAGTTAATGCATGCCGGTAAACGGCAAGGAAGGACCCTGGCCATCCACTGGCCGTTATGGAAAGATGGCGGCATGCATTTAAGCCCTGCTGAAGAGAAGGGATTATGGGAAAGTACGGGAATGCGTCCACTGGATCTTGAAGCAGGTATTACGCTGCTGTACAGAGCTTTTCAGTCCACAGAATGTGAAATCGTTGGAGTACAAGGGGACATTCCGAAGCTGATTTCCAGCCTGGAGGCACGTTGGAATATGAACCGTACAACGCGGGATACCCCATTCGTATCAGAAGCAGATGCCATGTCTGTGCTGCAAAAATTGGCTGCGGAACTGCTTGGTGTGGGACCAGATGAGATTAGCCGCGAAGCGGATTGGCTTGAATGCGGGCTGGACCAGCCTCAATTAACGCTCTTGGCCCAAAGGTTGAACGAGCAATGTGGGCTGGATCTGAGTCATGTTTTATTTGTGGAATATCCAACGCTGCAATCGGCTTCGGCATTTCTGAGCCAGCGATATCCAAACGCTTTCCCGTCAGCGCCGTTAGCTCCCGAGAGTGAATCATTACCGCGTACAAGTCAAACCAGCCTGCCAACGGATCGTTTGACGAAGCAAGCGCAGACCACAGCAGCAGATAATATACTGGCGGAAGCATTGGATACTTTTCTGAAAAAGGCCTTGTCATCGGTACTCAAAGTGCCTGCAGATCAGATTGTAAGCTACGCCCGACTGGAAGAGTATGGTATAGACTCGATTAGCATTACCCAATTGACGGATCAGCTCGAGGGTACTTTCGGGCCATTGTCCAAAACACTGCTTTTTGAATATCAGACCCTCAAAGATTTGAGTGGATATCTGATCAAGACCCACCGCAATATCGTCAATCGCCTGATTTCGGTTCCTGCGCAGCCACATGAAGAACGTAAGGAACGTTCGGAGAAGTCTAAGACTGCCCGATCCGGCCTGCAACACCCTTCATTTCGTGCATTCCAGCGTCCAGCTCAGCGCCCCTCGGCGCCAGCAGATGCTCAAGTGCGCTCACTTGCCAAGGATATCGCCATTATTGGCCTGTCCGGACGTTATCCCCAGGCGGACGATCTGGAACAATTTTGGGAGAACTTGATGCAAGGCAGGGACAGTGTCACTGAAATTCCGTTGGATCGCTGGGATTACAGGCTACATATGCACCATGCGGACCCTAATTCACCGAAGCCTGGCAGCAAGTGGGGAGGCTTCCTCCAGGGCGTGGATCGTTTTGATCCCTTGTTTTTCCATATCTCGCCCAGAGAAGCACAGATGATGGACCCGCAGGAGCGGCTGTTCCTGGAAACGGCGTATGAAGCGATTGAAGATGCAGGGTATACACCGGAGGGGCTCGCTTCTGCAACCGGAGATACTTGGGGAAACAGGGTTGGTGTGTACGTTGGAGTCATGTACGAGGAATACCAGCTGTACGCCGCCCAGGCTCAGGCCAAAGGAGATTCCTCCATTGCTTTAAGTGGCAATCCGGCATCCATCGCCAACCGAATATCGTATTATTGCAATTTCAATGGGCCAAGCATGGCTGTTGAAACGATGTGTTCCTCTTCCTTGACCGCGATTCATCTGGCCTGTCAGAGTCTTGTATTGAAGGAATGCGAAGTGGCGGTGGCGGGTGGTGTCAACGTATCGATTCATCCAAATAAGTATATTTTACTGAACCAAGGTGGCTTCCTTTCAAGTGAAGGCCGATGCAAAAGCTTTGGTGCACAAGGGGACGGCTATGTTCCTGGTGAGGGTGTCGGAGCAGTCATTCTCAAGCCGCTCAACAAGGCAATGGAAGACGGAGATCATATCTACGGGGTTATTAAAGGCAGCGCACTGAATCACGGTGGAAAAACGAATGGATATACCGTACCCAATCCGGCAGCACAGTCATGTGTCATAGGGAGAGCCATTGCTGAGGCGGACATCTCCGCCGATACCATTACCTATGTGGAGGCTCACGGGACAGGTACATCGCTTGGTGATCCGATTGAGGTTGCCGGTCTGAGCAAAGCGTTTGCAGAGTCCACGGACCAGCAGCAGTTTTGCGCTCTCGGGTCGGTAAAATCCAATATCGGCCACGCCGAAAGTGCGGCGGGTATTGCCGGACTGACCAAAATTTTGCTTCAGCTGAAACATGGGCAACTGGTGCCCTCTCTGCATTCAGACCCGGCCAATCCGCATATCAACTTTGCGCAGACCCCGTTTCGTGTACAGCGGGATGCTGAAGCATGGAAGCCGTTGCAGCGGATGGAAAACGGCAAACGTGTCCAGATTCCCCGCAGGGCGGGCTTGTCTTCATTTGGTGCGGGTGGTTCCAATGCCCACCTGATCATTGAAGAGGCAGATTACCATCCATATGAGGGGGTAACGTTCAACGAAGCAATAAGAGGAGGAGCTGTCATCATTGTGCTCTCGGCGCGAACCCGATCCGCTCTCAGGGAACGAGCCAGACGTTTGCTCACTGCTGTGGATGAGAAGCATCTCACCGGAGGAGCAGAGGAAGAACCGGAACGTTTGCTGGAGCGCTTGGCATTTACGCTTCAAACCGGAAGACAGGAGATGGAAGAGCGCCTCGGATTCGTAGTGCGATCCGTTCAGGAGTTGAAGGAACGTCTTCAACTTTTCCTGGGAAATGAGAACACGAACGAGCCGGTAGACGGAATAGACGGAATGTACCTCGGAAATGTCAAATCCTATCAGGCTGTGCAGGCAGCAATTGCCATGGATGAGCATTTTGGCGAAGTCGTGAGCCGTTGGTTAAATGAAGGCCTTTACGGCAAAGTGCTGGATCTGTGGGTGAAAGGCATCAAAGCGGATTGGAGTGTTCTATACTCCACAGGACAGCCTCGTCGAATTAGTCTGCCTGGCTATCCGTTTGAGCGCGAGCGCTGCTGGTTTGAATTGCCTGAGGAAGCGGTTATCCGTGAACATGTGGATGGTCTCAACTCTCCCGTATCTGCTGGAATTCAGAAAGCAGCACCGGAGCGCCAAATGACTGCTTATCACAAAGACTGGCAGTTTGCGGACATTGCACCCATCTCCGAGGAAAGCGATACTGTTGGAATGATTCTGATCCTTGCCAATCGGGATTCAGCGGCCCTTGCTGCGAGATTGACAAAATATTTTAAACATACGGTGGTTTTGAATGAAGAACAATTGGATGATCCGGGACGCCATTGGCTCCAAGATGAGGAACGGTTGGAGCATGGACTGACAGGTTTGATTGATCTGACAGCATGCATGAGGCAAACCACTGTTGATGATGCTTACGAAGAACAGATCGGGCCGGGATGGTTGCAGCTTGTGCAGGACGTCATTGAAATCCATGGTCATGAGGGGATGTTGCTGTTATTGGTGACTTGTGGCTTGGAGTCGTTCCGTAATTCGAAAGTGAATCTGGCCCACGCCTCTCGTGCGGGTCTGTTCCGCATGCTGCAATCCGAATACCGAAGCATCCAATCCAGACATCTGGATGTCGATCCGTCGGCCTCGGAAGAGGCTAAGATTGATTGCATTACAACAGAGTTCCGGCAAACAGATCGGGAACCGGAGATATGCTACCGTGATGGCAAACGCTGGCGTTCCTATATGCGTGAGTTGCCTTATGGGACGGGTATGAACAAAGATGTTATGGAATCTTGGATCGATCCGGAACGACCTTTCCTGGAAGCAAATCAGGTGTTGTGGATTACCGGGGGTACCCGCGGCCTTGGAATGGCATGTGCCCGCCATTTCGTGAAGCATCACAACGTGAAGCGGCTGTTGCTGACTGGACGGGAAGCCATACCACAGCGGGAGGAATGGGACGCATATGCAAGCCATGACACTGCGACGGGCGCCAAAATCAGATCCCTGTTGGAACTCGAACAACTGGGGGCCGAGGTGCTTGTTACAGATATCCCACTTACAAACGAGAACGCCATTCAGGCAGAACTGGCCAGAGTTAAGCGCTCAATGGGTCCTATTGGAGGGGTTATTCATTGTGCTGGCAACGTGGATACTGCCAATCCGGCTTTTATTCGCAAGGAGGCAGATGCCATGCAGCGGGTGCTTGATCCAAAAACAGGCGGGGTGCATACGTTGTTTCATGCGTTCAGGCATGAGCCACTGCGCTTTTTTGTGCTGTTTTCCTCCGTGTCCTCAGCGATGCCTTCACTGGGAGCAGGGCAGAGCGATTATGTGATGGCTAACGCGTATATGGACTATTTTGCCGAAGCCGCATCCCGGGGAAGTGCCATCTCTCCATTCCCGGTCATCAGTATCCAGTGGCCAAGCTGGCAGGAATCCGGTTTTGGTGCGGTCACTAGCGAAGTATATCGCCAGAGCGGTCTTCTCAGCATCACCGATGCGGAAGGAATGTTATGGCTGGATCGGATTATTCGGGAAAACAGGGGACCAGTAATTCTGCCGGCTGTAGTTGCATCGCAGACTGTACACAAGGGAGGGCAACAAACGGAGCATCAGGCAGAGGCATCGTTAGGTGAATCACAGCAGGTATCCATTCCGTTAATTCCACGCCCGGTGGAGCGGATGACCGCAAGCTTCACGGAGGAGCTGGAGTACAGGACACTGGCGTGGCTTAAGGCTTTGATGGCAAAAGAACTAAGATTGGATGAATCCCGGCTGGATGAAGATACCCCTTTTCAGCATTACGGAATGGATTCGATCCTGCTTGTCCAGATTCTGACGGTGATGGACCGAGAGCTGCAGCATGTTGCAACAGACCCTTCGCTGCTGCTTGAACACCCAACACTGCGCCAATTAGCAAAACATCTGGTTCGGATCTATCCCGAATCTTTGACTGACCTGTTGATGGAACCCAACTCTAAGTTGGCGGAAAATTCGACTGGAAAACCTTCCGATGTTCGTTCAATGACTTCCACTCCTCCTGTGCAACATGCTGAACCAGGTATGGATGGTCACATCGGACTGATCCAACCGAATGATGCTGCGGATGAAGCACAAGAAAAACCAGCGAAGCTGGAACAATCCAAGAAGCGGGATAAAATCGCAATTGTTGGCGTCGCCTGTCATTTTCCTGATGCCGAGAATCCGGCGCAATTCTGGTCCAATCTGCAAAAGGGCAAAGATAGCATGACCGAGATCCCGGCGGAACGCTTGAGGTTGACAGGCAGCAGCACCAATAGGACTTCCGCTTCCAGCAAGCGCATTGGGGCGTTCATTCGGGACATTGAACAGTTTGATCCGGCATTTTTCCGAATTACAGATACGCTGGCAGAACAGCTCGATCCGCTCCAGCGCCAACTGCTGGAAGTGAGCGTGGAGGCCGCCGCAGACGCAGGATACAGCCGGGAACGTTTATGGAATTCGCAGACCGGCGTATTTGTTGGCTCCAGAGCGAGCAACTTTTCATCCAAGCTGGGAGGCAACACCAAAGATACAATCGTTGGCATCGGCCAAAACTTTATCGCTGCACATCTGTCCCATTTTTATAATCTGAAAGGTCCCAACATGGTGGTGGATACCGCTTGTTCCAGTTCACTTACCGCAGTTCATCTTGCTGTACGAAGTCTGCTGGATGGGGAATGCGATCTCGCTTTTGCGGGCGGTGTGGACATTCTGCTTGATGATGCACCCTACGAGATGCTTGGAGCTGCCAGCGTATTATCTCCGGATTCTCGTTGCAAAACGTTCAGTGCGGACGCAAACGGCATCGGACTGGGTGAAGGTTGCGGCGTTGTATTGCTTAAACCGTTATCGCAAGCCATCGCCGATCAGGACACGATCTATGGGGTCATCGATGGCACCTCCATCAATAACGATGGTCAAACGATGGGCATTACCACACCTAACCCGGAAGCCCAGCAGGAATTGCTGGAAAAAGCGATTTTAAATGCAGGCATTCATCCTTCCACCATCAGCTATATTGAGACACATGGAACAGGGACACTAATTGGTGATCCCATCGAGCTTAAGGCTTTGACAGGTGTTTTTGCAAAATATACAAATCAACGCCAGTTTTGCGGCGTAGGCAGTGTCAAAAGTAATATCGGGCATCTGCTGAGCGCATCGGGCATTGCCAGCCTGATCAAGGTGTTGCTCTCGCTTGCTCACCGCGAGCTTCCGCCGACGATTCACTGCGACCAGCCCAATCCGCGATTCCAGTTCGGGGAATCTCCTTTTTATATCGTACAGCAGCACCAGCCGTGGGGAAGTGGTCCAAGCGACATACTGCGAGCAGGCATTAGTGCATTCGGACTTGGAGGCAACAACGCACACGTTATTGTAAGCAATGAAGGTATTCCTTCCGAACGCATGGTGAGCCTGCCGCTTCGTTTCCCTGATTCACCTTTTCAACGCAAGTATTGCTGGCCACCCGTCAAGGCAACGGAATCGGTGGAGGCATCGTCCAATGTTTCAGCTGCGTCGTCGATGCAACAGCTACCGGAGCATTCGGAGCAATCGAGCTTTTTTGATTTCATCAAGCTATGA